One window from the genome of Pedobacter schmidteae encodes:
- a CDS encoding DUF4955 domain-containing protein yields the protein MRSIIRPLLGCCLFFSVSVQAQKVAPLWEDFVKAKKSGNTAVLPDFSYAGYGFSELPIPSVSGKKVFKVDDYGAKPNDDQFDDAAIQKTIDAAEANPGGGVVFFSSGKYLIAADQDATKQIRISKSGIVLKGSGSGTGGAAGVTEIYQANMRINGRQFLFKPEDRKIEKLATVAKDAGRETFSVVVKDASRLKVGQDVVLRHRSEEFTRIYFAPLELKPAWTRLFGDKGGMQIYEIHTITHIEGNKVIFKNPLHIDVKMVKSASWTLEPYYSMEHCGVEDILFTSNWKSYPEEFIHHKNEIHDYAYEAIGMEYIKNSWVRNCEFHDWNEGVFIRSGYQVTVENTHFRGKKGHASVHARTGYGVLIKHCTFNGAQHHGAGTGYGAVGTVITQCSLGTDQNFDIHSGQPFATLYDDIDGGVFYNLGGPEGGHPHHGRELVLWNFYHKSDKDQHYNFWDMSRRRNYTIAAPILVGFRSNKEVTFENAGIVEMKGESVLPKSLFEAQLELRLKK from the coding sequence ATGAGAAGTATAATTAGGCCGCTGCTAGGCTGCTGTTTGTTTTTTTCGGTAAGCGTACAGGCGCAAAAGGTAGCCCCGTTATGGGAGGATTTTGTAAAAGCTAAGAAGTCAGGTAACACAGCCGTGTTGCCTGACTTTTCTTATGCAGGCTATGGCTTTTCGGAGCTTCCTATTCCGTCGGTAAGTGGAAAAAAAGTATTTAAGGTGGATGATTATGGTGCTAAACCCAATGATGATCAGTTTGATGATGCTGCCATCCAGAAAACCATTGATGCCGCCGAAGCTAATCCCGGCGGTGGAGTGGTGTTCTTTTCGTCAGGTAAATATTTAATTGCTGCAGATCAGGACGCAACGAAACAGATCAGGATTTCGAAAAGTGGCATCGTATTAAAAGGTAGTGGTAGTGGAACCGGTGGTGCTGCCGGAGTTACCGAAATTTATCAGGCCAATATGCGCATCAATGGCCGCCAGTTTTTATTCAAGCCCGAAGACCGTAAAATAGAAAAGCTGGCAACAGTGGCGAAGGATGCCGGACGCGAGACTTTTTCTGTGGTGGTAAAGGATGCCTCCAGACTTAAAGTTGGACAGGATGTGGTATTGCGCCATAGAAGTGAGGAATTTACACGCATTTATTTTGCTCCGCTGGAGTTGAAACCAGCCTGGACAAGGCTTTTTGGAGATAAAGGCGGTATGCAGATTTATGAGATTCATACCATCACCCATATCGAAGGAAATAAAGTAATTTTTAAAAATCCTTTGCATATTGATGTGAAGATGGTTAAATCAGCCAGTTGGACGCTTGAACCTTATTATTCGATGGAGCATTGCGGGGTAGAAGATATCCTGTTTACCAGCAATTGGAAAAGCTATCCTGAAGAGTTTATTCACCATAAAAATGAAATTCATGACTATGCCTATGAAGCCATCGGTATGGAGTATATTAAGAACAGCTGGGTGCGCAATTGTGAATTTCACGACTGGAATGAAGGTGTGTTTATCCGTTCTGGATATCAGGTAACCGTTGAAAATACTCATTTTAGAGGAAAAAAAGGTCATGCCTCCGTTCATGCACGCACCGGTTATGGCGTGCTGATTAAACATTGTACTTTTAATGGCGCGCAGCATCACGGTGCGGGAACAGGTTATGGTGCGGTTGGAACAGTAATTACCCAGTGTTCATTGGGAACCGATCAGAATTTTGATATTCACTCGGGCCAGCCCTTCGCAACTTTATATGATGATATTGATGGGGGTGTTTTTTATAATTTAGGTGGTCCGGAAGGTGGGCATCCGCATCATGGCAGGGAATTGGTATTGTGGAATTTTTACCATAAATCGGATAAGGATCAGCATTACAACTTCTGGGACATGAGTAGGAGAAGGAATTATACCATTGCTGCGCCAATTCTTGTAGGATTTCGCTCGAATAAGGAGGTTACTTTTGAAAATGCAGGGATTGTAGAGATGAAGGGGGAAAGTGTACTGCCGAAATCGTTGTTTGAGGCGCAGTTGGAGTTGAGGCTGAAAAAATGA
- a CDS encoding GDSL-type esterase/lipase family protein: MRYIKLFIFCCLVFIGTICDAQSKIRIVCIGNSITFGSGLTDRARESYPAQLQAMLGQGYEVLNFGVSGATMLKKGNKPYWNTVEYQKAMLSDPDMVFIKLGTNDSKVVNRPMMGDFIADYRDMIRKFKALAKPPRLILLLPVKAFSDDKFGISGTYLKDSIIPAIQQLAYQEQLEVLDLYSLFADKEDLLADKIHPNAKGDGFIAARLRDFIQQETKGVETDKVILKLKSDMAVSGLKGDRATPRLKNDMAIAESKGNVAVSRLGGKPEKSSFYGYDCFQFQFKGRTAKIVSPKREARGKPWIWRARFWGHEPQTEIALLERGFHVVYCDVAELFGNAEAIGIWNDFYAYLQKLGFARKAVLEGMSRGGVYAYNWAAANPHKVVCVYADNPVLDLKSWPGGKGKGPGSKKEWTTFLKDYGYQTEAQAEGFAGSPIDKIKAIVKGGYPMLHVCGDMDEVVPMTENTLPFAEKIKLAGGDIRIIHKPEGRHHPHSLPNPQPIVDFILEALKK; encoded by the coding sequence ATGAGATATATTAAGCTGTTTATATTTTGCTGCTTGGTTTTTATTGGGACCATATGTGATGCACAATCAAAAATAAGGATTGTTTGCATTGGCAATAGCATTACTTTCGGTTCTGGCCTGACGGATAGGGCAAGGGAATCTTACCCGGCGCAATTGCAGGCGATGCTGGGACAGGGGTACGAAGTACTGAACTTTGGGGTAAGTGGCGCCACCATGCTTAAGAAAGGCAATAAACCTTATTGGAATACAGTTGAGTATCAGAAAGCAATGTTGTCCGATCCGGATATGGTTTTTATAAAACTGGGGACCAATGACAGTAAAGTGGTCAACCGTCCGATGATGGGTGATTTTATAGCAGATTACCGGGATATGATCCGAAAGTTTAAGGCATTGGCAAAACCTCCAAGGCTGATATTACTGCTGCCTGTCAAGGCCTTTTCGGATGATAAATTTGGTATTTCGGGGACTTACCTGAAGGATTCAATTATCCCTGCTATTCAGCAATTGGCTTATCAGGAGCAGCTGGAGGTACTGGATCTTTATTCTCTGTTTGCAGACAAAGAAGACCTGCTGGCCGATAAGATTCATCCGAATGCTAAAGGGGATGGTTTTATTGCAGCCAGGCTGAGGGATTTTATTCAGCAGGAAACAAAAGGTGTGGAGACTGATAAGGTTATTCTGAAGTTGAAGAGCGATATGGCTGTTTCTGGATTGAAGGGTGATAGAGCTACTCCGAGGTTGAAGAACGATATGGCTATTGCGGAATCGAAGGGAAATGTAGCTGTTTCGCGACTGGGAGGGAAACCCGAGAAAAGTTCATTTTATGGGTACGATTGTTTCCAGTTTCAGTTTAAAGGGCGTACAGCAAAAATTGTAAGCCCGAAACGGGAAGCTAGGGGTAAGCCCTGGATTTGGAGGGCCAGGTTTTGGGGGCACGAGCCGCAGACTGAAATTGCATTGTTGGAGCGTGGTTTTCATGTGGTTTATTGTGATGTAGCTGAATTGTTCGGAAATGCCGAGGCTATTGGCATCTGGAATGATTTTTACGCATACCTGCAGAAATTGGGTTTTGCCAGAAAGGCCGTGCTGGAAGGAATGAGCCGCGGCGGGGTGTATGCTTATAACTGGGCAGCGGCCAACCCGCATAAGGTGGTTTGCGTGTACGCGGACAACCCTGTGCTGGATTTAAAAAGCTGGCCCGGAGGTAAGGGCAAAGGACCGGGTAGTAAAAAGGAATGGACTACTTTTTTAAAGGACTATGGGTATCAGACCGAAGCACAGGCCGAGGGTTTTGCAGGTAGTCCGATAGACAAAATTAAAGCGATTGTGAAGGGCGGTTATCCGATGTTGCACGTTTGCGGAGATATGGATGAAGTGGTGCCCATGACTGAAAACACTTTACCTTTTGCCGAAAAGATAAAACTGGCCGGAGGCGACATCAGGATTATTCATAAACCGGAAGGCAGGCATCATCCGCACAGTTTGCCCAATCCGCAACCGATTGTAGATTTTATTCTGGAAGCATTAAAAAAATAA
- a CDS encoding RNA polymerase sigma factor: MAAKFSIEISDKAREGWLTALYQKVFPSVAKHIGRMGGSFEEARDIFQDALVIYYERLKGAKLELRNSEEAYLFGIARHLWHKRYQQNSKQQSIDQLSDAFEERTDLNDPDYTEVSSSRLLKLLQSAGQKCMQLLSAFYYEKLDMDHLAQRFGFSGPRSATVQKFKCLEKVKETVKEKSIQYEDIFE, encoded by the coding sequence ATGGCTGCAAAATTTAGTATTGAGATATCAGATAAGGCACGTGAGGGCTGGCTTACCGCACTGTACCAGAAAGTCTTTCCTTCGGTAGCAAAGCACATTGGCAGGATGGGTGGCTCATTTGAGGAAGCCCGGGATATTTTTCAGGATGCCCTGGTGATTTATTACGAAAGGCTGAAGGGAGCTAAACTGGAATTGAGAAATAGTGAGGAGGCTTATCTTTTTGGTATTGCCCGCCATCTGTGGCATAAACGTTATCAGCAAAACAGTAAACAACAATCTATAGACCAGCTATCCGATGCATTTGAGGAAAGGACAGATTTGAACGATCCGGACTACACAGAGGTATCTTCTTCCCGCTTGCTGAAACTGTTGCAAAGTGCAGGTCAGAAGTGTATGCAATTGCTCAGCGCTTTTTACTATGAGAAGCTGGATATGGATCACCTTGCCCAACGTTTTGGATTTTCGGGACCGCGGTCGGCCACGGTACAAAAGTTCAAATGCCTGGAAAAAGTAAAAGAAACCGTAAAAGAAAAATCAATACAGTATGAAGACATCTTTGAATGA
- a CDS encoding ATP-dependent Clp protease proteolytic subunit → MYMNKHEFRNYAVKHHRINSLYVERYMARTPNIFGPVAMTPYITEERQLNVAQMDVFSRLMMDRIIFMGEAVDDRNANVVQAQLLFLQSVDAEKDIQLYVNSPGGSVYAGMGIYDTMQFISPDVATICTGIALSMGSVLLCAGAAGKRSALQHSRVMIHQTSGGTQGTATDMDISIKQVLQVQKELYQIIARHSGQAYERINEAASRDYWMTSAEAKEFGMIDEVLSK, encoded by the coding sequence ATGTATATGAACAAGCACGAATTTCGCAATTACGCGGTAAAACACCACCGCATCAACAGCCTGTATGTAGAACGCTATATGGCCAGAACACCAAATATTTTCGGACCTGTGGCCATGACGCCTTATATCACCGAAGAGCGGCAATTGAATGTAGCGCAAATGGACGTATTCTCTCGTCTGATGATGGACAGGATCATTTTTATGGGTGAAGCTGTGGATGACCGTAACGCCAATGTGGTACAGGCACAACTGTTGTTTTTGCAATCTGTTGATGCCGAAAAGGACATTCAGCTTTACGTCAATTCGCCGGGTGGATCAGTTTACGCCGGAATGGGTATTTACGATACCATGCAGTTTATCTCGCCCGATGTGGCGACCATTTGCACGGGCATTGCGTTGTCTATGGGCTCGGTATTGCTGTGCGCAGGTGCTGCCGGAAAACGTTCGGCATTGCAGCATTCCAGGGTGATGATCCATCAGACTTCCGGCGGAACGCAGGGAACAGCAACGGATATGGATATTTCTATCAAACAGGTATTGCAGGTGCAAAAAGAGCTTTACCAGATCATTGCCAGGCACAGCGGACAGGCTTACGAAAGAATCAACGAAGCGGCAAGCCGCGATTATTGGATGACTTCGGCTGAGGCGAAAGAATTTGGGATGATTGACGAGGTGCTATCTAAATGA
- a CDS encoding Atu2307/SP_0267 family LLM class monooxygenase — translation MELGIGMFGDLAIDEQTGKPRSAQLKLQEILEQIKLADEVGLDVFGLGEHHRPDYAVSAPEIVLAAAASITKNIKLTSTVTVLSSAEPVKVYQDFSTIDLISNGRAEIGVGRGSFIESFPLFGYDLKNYDQLFEEKLDLLLNINNNEVVNWNGELRAPLVNQMVLPRASNNGQLPIWIAVGGTPQSVLRAAVLGLPLVVAIIGGQPRQFQPLIEYYKEQYVKHGHDVSKMQIGIHSHAFVSDNEADADGYYGKYAAQMDRIGASRGWPPYTKLQYDGGRSKEGALFIGEPAAVTDKILYMHELFGITRFIGHMDIGDPSHAEMMKSIELFGTEIAPAVRKALK, via the coding sequence ATGGAATTAGGTATAGGCATGTTTGGCGATTTGGCCATTGATGAACAAACTGGAAAACCAAGATCTGCACAGTTAAAACTGCAGGAGATTTTGGAACAGATTAAGCTGGCCGATGAAGTAGGTTTAGATGTATTTGGTTTGGGTGAGCACCATAGACCGGATTACGCGGTCTCTGCCCCCGAAATTGTATTGGCTGCTGCGGCAAGCATCACCAAAAATATAAAACTGACCAGCACGGTAACGGTATTGAGTTCTGCTGAACCGGTAAAAGTATATCAGGATTTTTCGACAATTGATCTGATCTCTAACGGAAGGGCCGAAATTGGTGTAGGGCGGGGGAGTTTTATTGAATCCTTTCCGCTGTTTGGTTATGATTTGAAAAATTACGACCAGCTGTTTGAAGAGAAACTGGATTTGTTGTTGAATATCAACAATAATGAAGTGGTAAACTGGAATGGCGAGCTTCGGGCACCGCTTGTCAATCAGATGGTGTTGCCAAGGGCAAGCAACAACGGACAGCTGCCTATTTGGATTGCAGTTGGTGGAACGCCACAATCGGTATTGCGGGCTGCAGTACTGGGCTTGCCATTAGTTGTCGCCATTATAGGGGGGCAGCCAAGACAGTTTCAGCCGCTGATTGAATATTACAAAGAGCAATATGTAAAACATGGTCACGATGTAAGTAAAATGCAGATCGGTATACATTCGCACGCTTTTGTAAGCGACAATGAGGCTGATGCCGATGGGTATTATGGCAAATATGCTGCACAGATGGATAGGATTGGAGCCAGCAGAGGTTGGCCGCCGTATACCAAGCTACAATATGATGGTGGCCGCTCTAAAGAAGGTGCTTTATTTATTGGCGAACCGGCGGCTGTAACCGATAAAATTCTGTACATGCATGAATTATTTGGCATTACCCGCTTTATCGGCCACATGGATATCGGTGATCCTTCACATGCAGAAATGATGAAATCAATCGAATTGTTTGGTACAGAAATAGCGCCAGCAGTAAGGAAAGCTCTAAAATAA
- a CDS encoding heavy metal translocating P-type ATPase, whose amino-acid sequence MKVANIHKDCCAVEELGSTTIHNNHTGHKHSGKPQEEHSDDDGHNHGAEEPAGWLSHWPLLTSLAIVVVMMVLEYGFHITFSTLIQLVIFIPAYFLAGYSVLNLAVRKALRFDFFNEFFLMSVATIGAFAIGSFSEGVAVMVFYSIGEWFQDSAVNNAKRSIKALLDIRPDAVDVMRGGKIQTVAPADVAVGETIQIKPGEKVALDGILLSDKATFNTAALTGESKPDNKAKGEQVLAGMINLNQVTEVQVKAAFKDSKLSKILEMVQDATARKSQTQLFISRFAKVYTPIVFALAVLLVVLPMLFVSDYVFKDWLYRGLVFLVISCPCALVVSIPLGYFGGIGLASKNGILFKGSNFLDVMTKIDTIVMDKTGTLTKGVFEVQKVVSNGIEEKELVLLAAAIESKSTHPIATAIVKYAGNAFHEAKIADVEEVSGHGLKGTINGKSVLAGNTKLLKKFNIDYDHAIDTEADTIVVLAVDGKYAGYITIADEIKEDAKQAIADMHSLNIMTVMLSGDKQSVVDKVAGLLGIDKAFGNLLPEDKVTKVEALKTEGRHLAFVGDGVNDAPVVALADAGIAMGGLGSDATIETADIVIQNDQPSKIVSAIKIGKLTRNIVWQNIALAMGVKIIVLILGAGGVATLWEAVIADVGVALLAILNAVRIQQMKVQ is encoded by the coding sequence ATGAAGGTAGCCAACATACATAAAGATTGCTGTGCTGTAGAAGAATTGGGCAGCACAACAATACATAACAACCATACCGGACACAAACATTCCGGTAAACCACAGGAAGAACATAGTGACGACGATGGACACAATCACGGTGCAGAAGAACCTGCCGGCTGGCTAAGTCACTGGCCCTTGTTAACCTCCCTTGCCATCGTTGTGGTCATGATGGTTTTAGAATATGGTTTCCACATCACCTTCAGCACCCTTATCCAGCTGGTTATTTTTATTCCGGCTTATTTCCTTGCCGGATATAGTGTATTGAACCTGGCCGTCAGAAAGGCTTTGAGATTCGACTTTTTCAACGAATTCTTTTTGATGAGTGTAGCCACCATAGGTGCTTTTGCCATTGGCTCCTTTAGCGAGGGCGTAGCGGTAATGGTATTTTATTCTATTGGTGAATGGTTTCAGGACTCGGCGGTGAACAATGCCAAAAGGAGCATTAAGGCTTTGCTCGACATCAGGCCCGATGCCGTTGATGTAATGAGAGGTGGAAAGATACAAACCGTTGCACCGGCTGACGTGGCCGTAGGCGAAACTATACAGATAAAACCAGGCGAAAAGGTAGCGCTGGATGGCATATTGCTATCAGACAAAGCAACGTTCAATACCGCAGCGCTGACTGGTGAGAGTAAACCCGACAATAAAGCCAAAGGCGAACAGGTACTGGCCGGAATGATAAACCTGAACCAGGTTACAGAAGTGCAGGTGAAGGCTGCGTTTAAAGACAGCAAGCTGAGCAAAATACTGGAAATGGTGCAGGACGCAACGGCACGTAAGTCGCAAACCCAGCTGTTCATTTCCCGTTTTGCTAAAGTTTACACCCCTATTGTATTTGCACTGGCGGTATTGCTGGTGGTGTTGCCTATGCTTTTTGTGTCCGATTATGTGTTTAAAGATTGGTTATATCGAGGTCTGGTTTTCCTGGTTATCAGCTGCCCTTGTGCTCTGGTAGTATCCATCCCCCTTGGTTATTTCGGTGGTATCGGGCTGGCCTCTAAAAATGGAATATTGTTCAAAGGGTCCAATTTTCTGGATGTGATGACCAAAATAGATACCATAGTAATGGACAAAACAGGAACCCTTACCAAAGGCGTATTTGAGGTGCAGAAAGTAGTGAGTAACGGTATTGAGGAAAAGGAACTGGTTTTATTGGCGGCAGCCATCGAAAGCAAGTCTACCCACCCTATTGCAACGGCCATTGTTAAATATGCCGGCAATGCTTTCCATGAAGCTAAGATTGCCGATGTAGAAGAAGTATCCGGTCATGGTCTTAAGGGAACCATCAATGGTAAATCCGTTCTGGCGGGAAACACCAAGCTACTTAAAAAGTTTAATATCGATTACGACCATGCCATCGATACCGAAGCCGATACCATTGTTGTTTTGGCTGTAGATGGCAAATATGCCGGCTATATCACCATTGCCGATGAAATTAAGGAAGATGCCAAACAGGCCATTGCCGATATGCATAGTTTAAATATCATGACGGTAATGCTGAGTGGCGACAAACAAAGTGTAGTAGATAAAGTGGCAGGCCTACTGGGTATAGACAAGGCTTTTGGTAATTTATTGCCCGAAGATAAGGTAACAAAAGTGGAGGCACTGAAAACCGAAGGCCGGCACCTGGCTTTTGTGGGCGATGGGGTGAATGATGCGCCTGTGGTTGCACTGGCCGATGCGGGAATAGCCATGGGCGGATTGGGAAGCGATGCCACCATTGAAACTGCAGATATTGTGATCCAGAACGACCAGCCTTCAAAAATTGTAAGCGCCATAAAAATTGGCAAACTTACCCGCAACATCGTCTGGCAAAACATAGCTCTGGCTATGGGCGTCAAAATCATTGTATTGATACTGGGCGCCGGCGGCGTAGCCACGCTATGGGAAGCCGTGATTGCCGATGTAGGGGTTGCCCTCCTGGCCATTCTGAATGCTGTACGCATTCAGCAAATGAAAGTTCAGTAA
- a CDS encoding Fur family transcriptional regulator, whose amino-acid sequence MTNNIENRLKARQINPTAMRLLVLDFLTQQTAAISLNDLEKGMAPSDRITLYRTLKTFEEKGLVHSIEDGTGATKYALCEKDCDGESHHDLHVHFYCNSCRETFCLPNTRIPEMLLPEGFEHQEMNLIIKGVCKRCNPS is encoded by the coding sequence ATGACAAACAACATAGAAAACAGGCTTAAAGCAAGACAGATCAACCCTACTGCCATGCGTTTACTGGTGTTGGATTTTTTAACCCAGCAAACTGCCGCTATAAGTTTAAATGATCTGGAAAAAGGAATGGCTCCGTCAGACCGCATTACGCTATACCGCACCCTAAAAACCTTTGAGGAAAAAGGGTTGGTACATAGCATTGAAGATGGTACGGGCGCCACCAAATACGCATTATGTGAAAAAGATTGTGATGGCGAAAGCCATCACGATCTTCATGTTCATTTTTATTGCAATAGCTGTCGCGAAACCTTTTGCCTGCCCAATACCCGCATTCCTGAAATGCTGCTGCCCGAGGGCTTTGAGCATCAGGAAATGAACCTCATCATTAAAGGCGTTTGCAAACGCTGTAACCCATCCTGA
- a CDS encoding efflux RND transporter periplasmic adaptor subunit, which translates to MNTTSYIRKNIAVLICSAFMVTAISSCGDAGKNTSAKAEESHEHAEHGEHSEALELSPEQLDAVGIVIGNIEQKNLTAVVKASGQLAVPPQNAAQINVLTGGIIRKINVIEGQRVNKGQVLVTVENQDLIRLQQDYLTAKGGFSFIEAEYNRQQQLKAANAGTGKAHQLAEANYNAEKAKIKALERQLQQYGIAVSRITSGNITALVPVTAPISGTIGKINAETGSYAQPGVSIMDIVDNSKIHADLIVFEKDLSRIKVGQKVDFQLTNQKNEEIEGQIYGINKSFENDSKGVVVHAVIKKPGASLIPGMYVTGLIGVGTATAAAVPVDAVVRSEGKQYIFIVDANAKAEHEEEHGHTHPGEAEEKHKEEDAKDQKSVHFRKVEVTTGVTELGYIQISPIEKLPNDVKIVTKGAFYLQSKSSGPAEHSH; encoded by the coding sequence ATGAACACCACATCATATATCAGAAAAAACATAGCCGTACTGATTTGCTCAGCATTTATGGTAACCGCTATCAGTTCGTGCGGCGATGCCGGAAAAAATACCTCAGCGAAGGCGGAAGAAAGTCATGAACACGCCGAACATGGCGAGCACAGCGAAGCATTGGAGCTGAGCCCCGAACAACTGGATGCGGTAGGTATCGTAATCGGAAATATCGAACAGAAAAACCTGACCGCCGTGGTAAAAGCCAGCGGTCAGCTGGCTGTACCACCTCAAAATGCTGCACAGATAAATGTGCTCACCGGTGGAATTATCCGTAAAATAAATGTCATCGAGGGGCAACGCGTAAACAAGGGGCAGGTATTGGTAACTGTCGAAAACCAGGATCTGATCCGCCTTCAGCAGGATTACCTGACCGCCAAAGGTGGCTTTAGCTTTATCGAAGCCGAATACAACAGGCAACAGCAACTAAAGGCTGCCAATGCCGGTACAGGAAAGGCGCACCAGCTGGCCGAAGCCAACTACAATGCCGAAAAAGCTAAAATAAAAGCTTTAGAGCGCCAGCTGCAGCAATATGGAATTGCGGTAAGTCGCATCACCTCCGGAAACATAACGGCCCTGGTACCCGTTACTGCCCCTATTAGCGGTACTATAGGAAAAATAAATGCAGAAACAGGTTCTTACGCGCAACCTGGAGTATCCATTATGGATATTGTCGACAATTCAAAAATCCATGCCGACCTGATTGTATTTGAAAAAGACCTTTCCAGAATTAAAGTGGGGCAAAAAGTAGATTTTCAGCTTACCAATCAAAAAAATGAAGAGATTGAAGGGCAGATTTACGGCATCAACAAATCCTTCGAAAATGACAGCAAAGGTGTGGTTGTACATGCGGTAATCAAAAAACCGGGTGCCAGCCTGATTCCGGGGATGTATGTAACCGGACTAATTGGCGTAGGTACCGCAACAGCTGCTGCAGTGCCTGTTGATGCTGTGGTGAGATCGGAAGGTAAACAGTATATTTTTATTGTAGATGCGAATGCCAAAGCTGAACACGAGGAAGAACACGGACATACACATCCCGGAGAAGCAGAAGAAAAACACAAAGAAGAGGATGCAAAAGATCAAAAATCCGTACATTTCAGAAAAGTTGAAGTCACAACCGGCGTTACTGAATTGGGTTATATCCAGATCAGTCCGATAGAAAAATTACCAAATGATGTTAAAATAGTCACAAAAGGGGCCTTTTATTTGCAGTCTAAATCATCAGGACCGGCAGAACACAGTCATTAA